CCCAGGTATGGAGCGTAAAGATCTACTTGAAGCTAACGCGACTATCTTCTCAGCTCAAGGTAAAGCATTAAACGAAGTTGCTAGCCGTGATGTGAAAGTATTGGTTGTTGGTAACCCAGCAAACACTAACGCATTAATCGCTCAGCGTAATGCACCAGATCTAGACCCACGTAACTTCACAGCTATGACTCGTCTAGACCACAACCGTGGTATGGCTCAGCTTGCTGAAGAGACTAACAGCACTGTAAATGACGTTAAGAAAATGATCATTTGGGGTAACCACTCTTCAACTCAGTACCCAGATCTAACCGAGTGTACTGTTAACGGTAAGCCTGCTTTAGACCAAGTTGATCGTAACTGGTACGAAAACACTTACATCCCAAGCGTACAAAAACGTGGCGCAGCTATCATTGAAGCACGTGGTGCGTCATCAGCAGCTTCTGCAGCTAACGCAGCAATCGCTCACATGCGCACTTGGGCACTTGGTTCTGACGAGAACGATTGGGTATCTATGGGCGTTTACTCACAAGGTGAGTACGGTATCGCTAAAGGCTTAATCTACTCTTTCCCATGTACTTGCAGTAATGGCGATTGGAAAATTGTTGAAGGCTTAGACACTTCTTCAGCTTTCTCACAAGAGAAAATGAAAGCCACTGAGCAAGAGCTTAGCGAAGAGCGTGATGCAGTAGAGCACTTACTTCCATAGTAGTAATTTCTCTGAATCATAAGTAATAAAAAAGCCTGCAAATTTGTAGGCTTTTTTTATGCAATTAGTTTGTGGTGGTGTGCGCATAATTAGGTGAGTTGTTAACATAAACGTAAAGCTTTTCAATAGTAAATGCACAGTATCACACTCGCTATTTGCTACAATTTAGATGTGAATTGAAAAGATAGATTTAAAAGCAATCAGCTGAATTTAAAAGTAATAATACTGAAAACAATAAATTTTTGAGGAGACCAGTATGTTAGGCGAACCAGAATACACAATGAATGACCTATTTGCTCAGTTAGGCTTAGACAGCTCTGATGAAGCGATTGAACAATTCATCAGCGAGCATAAGCTTGGCCAAGATGATAATCTTGTAGAAGCAGATTTTTGGAATGATTCACAGCGTGCCTTCTTACAAGAAGAGTGGAAGCTTGATGCGGTGTGGGTTGAAGTAATTGATGAGCTAAACGCACGTTTACACGAATCTGCTTAGTAGGTTTAGTTGAATCGATTGTAGAATTGGCTGGTTTAGATTGTGAGACAGCTGGTCACTAGTGAGAGTTAGTTGAATATGCGAATCGTGAAGTAACTCTTGTAGTTTGTACCCAATTATCTAACCTGCTCATTAAAATAACTAGCTAATAAAAAAGCGAAGCCCTCATGTGAGGGCTTCGCTTTTTTTAGTTGATGCT
Above is a window of Psychrobacter sp. FDAARGOS_221 DNA encoding:
- a CDS encoding malate dehydrogenase — its product is MKQPVRVAVTGAAGNISYAMLFRIASGEMLGKDQPVILQLLEITPALDALKGVVMELEDCAFPLLAGVVQTDDANVAFKDADYALLVGARPRGPGMERKDLLEANATIFSAQGKALNEVASRDVKVLVVGNPANTNALIAQRNAPDLDPRNFTAMTRLDHNRGMAQLAEETNSTVNDVKKMIIWGNHSSTQYPDLTECTVNGKPALDQVDRNWYENTYIPSVQKRGAAIIEARGASSAASAANAAIAHMRTWALGSDENDWVSMGVYSQGEYGIAKGLIYSFPCTCSNGDWKIVEGLDTSSAFSQEKMKATEQELSEERDAVEHLLP
- a CDS encoding DUF2789 domain-containing protein — protein: MLGEPEYTMNDLFAQLGLDSSDEAIEQFISEHKLGQDDNLVEADFWNDSQRAFLQEEWKLDAVWVEVIDELNARLHESA